In Vanacampus margaritifer isolate UIUO_Vmar chromosome 18, RoL_Vmar_1.0, whole genome shotgun sequence, a genomic segment contains:
- the LOC144037905 gene encoding chromobox protein homolog 2-like produces the protein MEGVTVGQVFDAECILSKRPRKGKYEYLVKWRGWSSKHNSWEPEENILDPRLLAAFHKREQEREDLFQKKGKRPRGRPRKFPLPAPPAAKDSRSSSSSFSGASSSAASSSEEDDEADLEQEKAKGAGPAASAAPRPPPAPQKRPQVLPAKAEPPRKKRGRKALHAEVGALRHPKSRTPPLPSAPSHHQMLPGFLRKYGKLEPRPGMKKPLQPASFTYTGLGRSSRDHHAAAHSSAFSQLSAPSKGGCVWNRPAPASSPSLGSPQRKTSHGEIKRSASGPGGRGDALKGTPPPVRAVLVGGQATAGRPAPPPRRQDGHAALLQRKRALPKAPSSSSQRPTNQTLGLRVLTLQNVAKAPPAGHQGNSGAAVRSSSRSGSLVVIRDSCVTPGGQRPVLPAGAAADKGRKESSLPDERKSSRGLNELSTGDSDDSSSGEWERDAASYPGHGRPSLGDAATESDAETDWRPTRNRLEHVFVTDVTANFLTVTVKESPTSVGFFNPRNH, from the exons ATGGAGGGGGTGACAGTGGGCCAGGTATTTGATGCCGAATGCATCCTCAGCAAGCGGCCGAGAAAG GGCAAGTACGAGTATCTTGTCAAGTGGAGAGGGTGGTCGTCCAA gcaCAACAGTTGGGAGCCGGAGGAGAATATTTTGGACCCGAGGTTACTGGCAGCCTTTCACAAAAG GGAACAAGAACGAGAAGATTTGTTCCAGAAGAAAGGAAAGAGGCCAAGAGGACGACCACGCAAATTTCCG CTTCCTGCCCCCCCCGCCGCAAAAGACAGCCGCTCGTCCTCGTCGTCCTTCTCCGGCGCGTCTTCGTCAGCGGCGTCGTCGTCAGAGGAAGACGACGAGGCGGATCTCGAGCAAGAGAAAGCTAAGGGGGCGGGGCCGGCGGCGTCGGCGGCCCCCCggccgccccccgccccccaaaagaGGCCTCAGGTCCTCCCCGCCAAAGCCGAGCCTCCTCGCAAGAAGCGCGGGCGAAAAGCGCTTCATGCCGAGGTGGGCGCCTTGAGGCACCCCAAAAGCAGGACGCCGCCTTTGCCCTCGGCCCCGAGCCACCACCAGATGCTGCCCGGGTTCCTGCGCAAGTATGGAAA GTTGGAGCCTCGGCCGGGAATGAAGAAGCCGCTGCAGCCGGCGAGCTTCACTTACACCGGACTCGGCCGGAGCAGCAGAGACCACCACGCCGCCGCCCACAGCTCGGCGTTCTCACAGTTGTCGGCGCCGTCCAAAGGGGGCTGCGTTTGGAACCGCCCCGCACCCGCCTCCTCGCCGTCCCTCGGCTCACCGCAAAGGAAGACGTCGCACGGCGAGATCAAACGCTCCGCGTCGGGTCCCGGCGGCCGGGGCGACGCCCTCAAAGGGACGCCGCCCCCCGTGAGAGCCGTCTTGGTGGGCGGCCAAGCGACGGCGGGGCGTCCTGCGCCGCCTCCAAGGAGGCAGGATGGCCACGCGGCGCTACTCCAACGCAAGCGAGCGCTGCCCAAGGCGCCGTCGTCGTCCTCGCAGCGGCCGACCAATCAGACGCTCGGCCTGCGGGTGCTCACCCTGCAGAACGTCGCCAAGGCGCCGCCTGCTGGCCATCAGGGCAACAGCGGCGCCGCCGTGCGCTCCAGCTCGCGCAGCGGCAGCCTGGTGGTCATCAGAGACTCTTGCGTCACTCCCGGAGGACAGCGGCCCGTCCTGCCTGCGGGGGCCGCCGCCGACAAGGGCAGGAAGGAAAGCAGTCTTCCGGACGAACGCAAGTCCAGCCGCGGCCTCAACGAGCTCAGCACCGGCGACTCGGACGACAGCAGCAGCGGCGAATGGGAGCGGGACGCCGCCTCGTATCCCGGCCACGGACGGCCCAGCCTGGGCGACGCCGCCACCGAATCGGACGCCGAGACGGACTGGCGGCCCACGCGGAATCGTCTGGAGCACGTGTTTGTCACCGACGTCACCGCCAACTTCCTCACCGTCACCGTCAAGGAGTCGCCCACCAGCGTCGGCTTCTTCAACCCGCGCAACCACTAG
- the cox11 gene encoding cytochrome c oxidase assembly protein COX11, mitochondrial yields the protein MLLSSLLRQSLSGLGGSVLGGSVLGGSVLPPPTCLRALHCDGRRPLHFLWRRLPLRPRTQGRGLKSRKRPSYEEQRNARNKTVLTYVAAAGVAMLGLSYAAVPLYRLYCQATGLGGAAVAGHDSDLVASMEPVKERVIKVTFNADTHASMQWNFRPQQTEIFVVPGETALAFYRAKNPTDKPIIGISTYNVVPFDAGQYFNKIQCFCFEEQHLNPHEEVDMPVFFYIDPEFDTDPRMARVNTITLSYTFFQAKDGHNLPLPGYGGK from the exons ATGCTGCTCTCCTCGCTCCTGCGCCAGTCGCTGAGCGGCCTCGGGGGCTCCGTCCTCGGGGGCTCCGTCCTCGGGGGCTCCGTCCTCCCGCCTCCCACATGCCTAAGGGCTCTTCACTGCGACGGCAGGCGGCCGCTGCACTTCCTGTGGCGGAGGCTCCCCCTGCGCCCTCGCACCCAGGGCCGCGGGCTCAAGAGCAGAAAGCGCCCGAGCTACGAGGAGCAGCGGAACGCTCGCAACAAGACGGTGCTGACGTACGTGGCGGCCGCCGGCGTGGCAATGCTCGGCCTGTCTTACGCCGCCGTGCCGCTCTACAGGCTCTACTGCCAG GCGACGGGACTGGGCGGCGCGGCGGTGGCCGGTCACGACTCGGACCTGGTGGCCAGCATGGAGCCGGTGAAGGAGCGCGTCATCAAAGTCACCTTCAACGCAGACACGCACGCCAGCATGCAGTGGAACTTCCGACCTCAGCAGACGGAGATCTTC GTGGTCCCGGGCGAGACGGCGCTGGCCTTCTACAGGGCCAAGAACCCCACGGACAAGCCCATCATTGGCATCTCCACCTACAACGTGGTGCCTTTCGACGCGGGTCAGTACTTCAACAAGATCCAG TGCTTCTGCTTCGAGGAGCAACACTTGAACCCTCACGAGGAGGTGGACATGCCCGTCTTCTTCTACATCGACCCCGAGTTCGACACCGACCCCCGGATGGCTCGCGTCAACACCATCACGCTGTCCTACACCTTCTTCCAGGCCAAGGACGGACACAATCTGCCGCTGCCGGGATACGGCGGCAAATGA
- the LOC144037904 gene encoding prolyl 4-hydroxylase subunit alpha-1-like, protein MAVSCLLLIFISFSFSAADDFYTSIGHMTDLLHTEQELLALLEDYIHAEENKLERVKRWAEKLSNLSAFAIQDPEGFLGHPVNAFKLLKRLNREWSELESLVRSNVSDGFVSNLTARREQLPNEGDQMGAAEALLRLQDTYELDTDTLAKGQLPGTCGLGSGLTVDDCFDVGLAAYRNKDYHIVELWMSQALRQMEEGQMPAKVDAVTILDYQSYSLYKQGDLERALVSTKQLLEIEPENERALKNFKFYEYKLANKSSEEMPKTPQKRATSYNDTLYKQLCRGESLELTPLRESRLFCRYYDNRRHPNLLISPVKEEDLWEVPRIVRYHEVASDYDMETIKTLARPTLARSKVRNNTNNTNYASRARISQNSWLRNNEHSVVSKLMRRIGYITGLEMSTAESMQVANYGVGGVYEPHIDFQSKEVKNPYANLGTGNRIATWLCYLSHVPAGGATVFPRAGAVSWPIKGSAVFWYNLHSNGEGDHYTQHAACPVLVGSKWVANTWLHEKGQEFKRPCDLRTPTELGLTFDSAEVDG, encoded by the exons ATGGCGGTCAGTTGCTTGTTGTTGATCTTCATCAGCTTTTCCTTCTCGGCCGCCGATGATTTCTACACTTCCATAG GTCACATGACGGACCTGCTGCACACGGAGCAGGAGCTGCTGGCCTTGCTTGAGGATTACATCCACGCCGAGGAGAACAAACTGGAGCGGGTCAAAAG GTGGGCTGAGAAGCTGTCCAACCTGTCGGCGTTTGCCATCCAGGACCCCGAAGGCTTCCTGGGCCACCCCGTCAACGCCTTTAAACTTCTGAAGAGGCTGAACAGGGAGTGGAGCGAGCTGGAGAGCCTGGTGCGAAGCAACGTGTCCGACG GTTTCGTGTCCAACCTGACCGCCAGGAGGGAGCAACTCCCCAACGAGGGCGACCAGATGGGCGCGGCCGAAGCCCTCCTCAGGCTGCAGGACACGTACGAGCTGGACACCGACACCCTTGCCAAAGGGCAGCTGCCGG GAACTTGTGGGCTGGGCAGCGGACTGACGGTGGACGACTGCTTTGACGTGGGCCTTGCGGCGTACAGGAACAAGGACTACCACATCGTGGAGCTGTGGATGTCTCAGGCCCTCAGGCAGATGGAGGAGGGCCAGATGCCGGCAAAGGTCGACGCCGTCACCATCCTGGACTACCAGAGCTACTCCCTCTACAAGCAAGGAGATCTGGAACGCGCCTTGGTGTCCACCAAGCAGCTGCTGGAGATCG AACCAGAAAATGAGCGAGCCCTCAAGAATTTCAAGTTCTACGAGTACAAGCTGGCGAACAAGTCGAGCGAGGAGATGCCAAAGACGCCCCAGAAGCGTGCAACTTCCTACAACGACACCTTGTACAAGCAGCTGTGTCGCGGCGAGAGCCTCGAGCTG ACGCCGCTCCGAGAGAGCCGCCTCTTCTGCCGTTACTATGACAACCGCCGCCATCCCAACCTCCTGATTAGTCCCGTCAAAGAGGAAGACCTGTGGGAGGTCCCGCGCATCGTCCGCTACCACGAGGTGGCGTCGGATTACGACATGGAAACAATCAAAACGTTGGCCCGACCCACA CTGGCGCGCTCCAAAGTGAGAAACAACACCAACAACACCAATTATGCATCTCGTGCCCGAATCTCACAGAA CTCGTGGCTGCGCAACAACGAGCACTCGGTGGTGAGCAAGCTGATGCGGCGGATAGGCTACATCACCGGCCTGGAGATGTCCACCGCAGAGTCCATGCAG GTGGCCAACTACGGCGTGGGAGGAGTTTATGAACCTCATATAGACTTTCAAAGT AAAGAGGTTAAAAATCCTTACGCTAACTTGGGAACAGGAAACCGAATCGCCACCTGGCTGTGTTAT TTAAGCCATGTGCCGGCAGGGGGCGCCACCGTTTTCCCCAGAGCGGGCGCTGTTTCTTGGCCCATAAAG GGCTCGGCCGTGTTCTGGTACAATCTTCACTCCAACGGAGAGGGAGACCATTATACCCAGCACGCCGCCTGTCCTGTGCTGGTGGGGAGCAAGTGGG TGGCCAACACGTGGTTGCACGAGAAAGGTCAGGAGTTCAAGAGGCCCTGCGATCTGCGAACTCCGACTGAGCTCGGGTTAACGTTCGACTCAGCCGAAGTCGACGGCTAG